The following proteins are co-located in the Salvelinus sp. IW2-2015 linkage group LG36, ASM291031v2, whole genome shotgun sequence genome:
- the commd6 gene encoding COMM domain-containing protein 6 isoform X3 produces MLSIGQLVDMQWKLGMAVSSDTCRSLNSPHVSLLLKIADTSGQISQRSFEMTIAQFQNFYRQFKEMAAVLETV; encoded by the exons CTGGTGGACATGCAGTGGAAGCTGGGCATGGCGGTGAGCTCGGACACCTGTCGCTCTCTCAACTCCCCCCACGTCTCCCTCCTGTTGAAGATCGCAGACACCTCTGGACAGATCTCCCAACGGTCCTTTGAAATGACCATTGCACAATTCCAG AACTTCTACAGGCAATTCAAGGAGATGGCAGCTGTTTTGGAAACAGTATGA